The uncultured Desulfatiglans sp. DNA window GACGACCCCTCCCCCGCGGAGCTGGCGCAGCGCTGCGACGTCGTGGTCCTCTCGGTCCCCATCGCGGCCACGCTGCCCGTCATCCGTGAACTGGCGCCGCAGGTGCGGCCGGAGGCGCTGCTGATGGATCTTACATCGATCAAGGCCGAGCCGGTCCGTGCCATGCTTGCCTGGGGAGCCTGCCAGGTGGTCGGCGCCCACCCGCTTTTCGGCCCGGAAACCCGCCCCGCGGATGCCCTGCGGATGGTCCTTTGTCCCGGCCGGGGAGAGGACGGTCTGGGTTGGCTGCAGAGGGTGCTGAGGGCGGGAGGCATCCAGCCGTGCCTTATGCCTCCCGAAGACCACGACCGGCGAATGGGGATGATCCAGGGACTGCTGCATTTTACGACCCTGGTCCTGGCCCGGTGCCTCGCCGGCTCCGGGTTCGCAGCGGAGGAGCTGGAGGCCTGCGCCACCCCCAACTTCCAACAGGCTGTGGGACGCATTAGGGGCCTGCTGGCGCAGCCTTCCGATCTGTTCGAAGGACTCTTGATGGAGAATCCCCATGCGGGGCCGTGCATGGATACGTACATCCGGGCGGCGGAGCAGCTGAGGGAAGAAATCCGAAAGCTTGACAGGGTGGCATTCAACCGGCAATTCGACATGCTGCGGGGTTGTTTCGACCCGCAGGCCAAAC harbors:
- a CDS encoding Chorismate mutase — its product is MELTAPLIGIVGGNGRMGSWFKHFFEQQGLGVLTAGPGDDPSPAELAQRCDVVVLSVPIAATLPVIRELAPQVRPEALLMDLTSIKAEPVRAMLAWGACQVVGAHPLFGPETRPADALRMVLCPGRGEDGLGWLQRVLRAGGIQPCLMPPEDHDRRMGMIQGLLHFTTLVLARCLAGSGFAAEELEACATPNFQQAVGRIRGLLAQPSDLFEGLLMENPHAGPCMDTYIRAAEQLREEIRKLDRVAFNRQFDMLRGCFDPQAKQGESG